One stretch of Rosistilla oblonga DNA includes these proteins:
- a CDS encoding DUF1501 domain-containing protein, which produces MTTNPISRRWFMQDCGVGLGSIALASLINESAASAADDPLSVKTPHFPGKVKNVIFLFMAGAPSQFELFDNKPELAKFDGQLPPAELLEGYRAAFINPNSKLLGPKFKFAKHGQSGAEISELLPYTAAVADELTIIKSMKTDAFNHAPAQIMMNTGSQLFGKPSLGAWSLYGLGSESRDLPGFVVFSSGTKGPSGGSSNWGSGYLPTVYQGVQLRSVGDPVLYLSNPAGIDSRVQRDSLDAISELNRQRLAVTGDPEIATRINSFEMAYRMQSSAPELMDISTETQETLDLYGVKPGESSFAKNCLLARRLVEGGTRFVQLFHEAWDQHGNLTKDIKKNCLATDQGCAALIQDLKQRGMLDETLVIWGGEFGRTPMVQGGGNDGRDHHPNAFTMWMAGGGMKPGITYGGTDDLGFNSVIDPIHVRDLHATILHQLGFDHQRLTFKFQGLEQRLTGVEEAHVIDDILA; this is translated from the coding sequence ATGACAACAAACCCCATCTCGCGACGCTGGTTCATGCAAGATTGTGGCGTCGGGCTCGGATCGATCGCCTTGGCGAGTCTGATCAACGAATCGGCGGCGTCTGCGGCGGATGATCCATTGTCCGTGAAGACGCCTCATTTTCCCGGCAAAGTCAAAAACGTCATCTTCCTGTTTATGGCGGGGGCGCCGAGCCAGTTCGAGCTGTTCGACAACAAGCCCGAATTGGCGAAGTTCGATGGGCAGTTGCCGCCGGCGGAACTGTTGGAAGGTTATCGCGCGGCCTTCATCAATCCGAACTCCAAACTACTGGGGCCGAAATTCAAGTTCGCCAAGCATGGCCAATCGGGAGCGGAGATCTCGGAGCTGTTGCCTTACACCGCCGCGGTCGCCGACGAGCTGACGATCATCAAATCGATGAAGACCGACGCGTTCAACCACGCTCCGGCACAGATCATGATGAACACCGGATCGCAGCTGTTTGGCAAACCAAGCCTCGGCGCCTGGTCGCTGTATGGGCTCGGCAGTGAATCGCGGGACCTGCCCGGTTTTGTCGTCTTCAGCTCCGGAACCAAAGGCCCCAGTGGAGGATCCAGTAATTGGGGCAGCGGCTATCTGCCGACGGTCTATCAAGGCGTCCAGCTGCGCAGCGTCGGCGATCCGGTGCTCTATCTGTCGAACCCCGCCGGCATCGACTCCCGCGTGCAACGCGATTCGTTGGACGCGATTTCGGAACTGAATCGCCAGCGGCTGGCTGTGACCGGCGATCCCGAGATCGCCACGCGGATCAATTCGTTTGAGATGGCGTATCGGATGCAATCGAGTGCGCCCGAGTTGATGGATATCTCGACCGAGACGCAGGAGACGTTGGACCTTTACGGTGTGAAGCCGGGCGAGTCATCGTTTGCAAAGAACTGTCTGTTGGCGCGGCGGCTGGTCGAAGGGGGGACGCGGTTTGTGCAACTGTTCCATGAAGCGTGGGACCAACACGGCAACCTGACCAAAGACATCAAGAAGAATTGTCTGGCGACCGACCAGGGCTGTGCCGCGTTGATTCAAGATCTCAAACAACGGGGGATGCTCGACGAAACGTTGGTCATCTGGGGCGGCGAGTTCGGCCGCACGCCGATGGTCCAAGGTGGCGGCAACGACGGCCGCGATCATCATCCCAATGCGTTCACGATGTGGATGGCTGGGGGCGGAATGAAACCGGGGATCACGTACGGCGGGACCGACGATCTGGGGTTCAATTCGGTCATCGACCCGATCCACGTCCGCGATCTGCACGCCACGATCCTGCATCAATTGGGCTTCGACCACCAACGTTTGACCTTCAAATTTCAAGGGCTCGAGCAACGGCTCACCGGTGTTGAGGAAGCTCATGTGATCGACGACATTCTGGCCTGA
- a CDS encoding DUF1501 domain-containing protein, whose product MQTFNRRQVLQTAGGGLGWLALQSMFHQQDAVASGTKRLDHPARAKAVIQIFCPGGMSQVDTFDYKPELEKRSGKPFDPDGKLQFFASKPGNCQASFWDFKQHGESGLWVSDLFPKLAKQVDDLAFIYSMQSKTALHGPACFMMNTGFTLPGFPSMGSWVTYGLGSESEDLPAFVVLPDPKGLPPGGIINWGAGFLPAVHQATTLDSRSGQQPINDLFPPKDLAEVDRASDQAGLDFLQTLNREHLAQRQGDTDLEARMSAYELAARLQLSAPELSDLSRESAATQEMYGMNDETTGDFGRQCLLARRLVERGVRFVQLYCGAENTTAKKIRPNWDSHEDVVRDHGHWGRVLDTGASALLADLKRSGLLDETLVICTTEFGRQPAAQGAAAAGRDHNAGAFTAWLAGGGVKGGVGYGATDELGFKAIEKPTYCYDLHATALHLLGIDHTKLSFYHNGIQRRLTDVHGHVIPAILRS is encoded by the coding sequence GTGCAAACATTCAATCGACGTCAGGTATTGCAAACCGCTGGCGGCGGACTCGGCTGGCTTGCGTTGCAGTCGATGTTCCACCAGCAGGACGCGGTCGCTTCGGGAACGAAGCGGCTTGACCATCCGGCCCGCGCCAAAGCGGTGATCCAAATCTTTTGTCCCGGCGGGATGAGTCAGGTCGATACGTTCGATTACAAGCCCGAGTTGGAAAAGCGTTCGGGGAAACCGTTTGATCCCGATGGCAAGCTGCAGTTTTTTGCTTCGAAGCCAGGCAATTGCCAGGCGAGTTTTTGGGACTTCAAGCAGCATGGCGAATCGGGACTGTGGGTCTCCGATTTGTTTCCCAAGCTCGCGAAACAGGTTGACGATCTGGCGTTCATCTATTCGATGCAAAGCAAGACCGCGTTGCACGGGCCCGCCTGTTTCATGATGAACACCGGGTTCACGCTGCCTGGATTTCCTAGCATGGGATCGTGGGTGACTTACGGGCTGGGAAGCGAAAGCGAAGATCTGCCCGCGTTTGTCGTGCTGCCCGACCCGAAGGGCTTGCCGCCCGGCGGGATCATCAACTGGGGCGCTGGCTTTCTGCCGGCGGTCCACCAAGCGACGACGTTGGATTCGCGTTCCGGACAGCAACCGATCAACGATCTGTTTCCGCCAAAGGATCTTGCCGAAGTCGATCGAGCTTCGGATCAGGCGGGGCTCGATTTTCTACAGACGCTCAACCGCGAACATCTTGCCCAGCGTCAGGGCGATACCGATCTTGAGGCACGCATGTCCGCCTATGAACTGGCGGCGCGGCTTCAATTGAGTGCCCCTGAGTTGTCCGATCTGTCGCGAGAATCCGCGGCGACGCAAGAAATGTACGGCATGAACGATGAGACGACCGGTGACTTCGGACGCCAGTGTCTGTTGGCTCGCCGATTAGTGGAACGTGGCGTCCGATTCGTTCAACTGTATTGTGGTGCGGAAAACACAACGGCCAAAAAGATTCGCCCCAACTGGGATTCGCACGAGGATGTCGTACGGGACCACGGACATTGGGGGCGTGTTCTCGACACAGGAGCTTCGGCGTTGCTTGCCGATCTGAAACGAAGCGGTCTGTTGGACGAAACGCTAGTGATCTGCACGACGGAATTTGGCCGGCAACCGGCCGCGCAGGGAGCCGCAGCCGCGGGGCGGGATCATAACGCCGGCGCGTTCACCGCGTGGCTGGCGGGAGGCGGAGTCAAAGGGGGCGTCGGATATGGCGCGACCGACGAACTTGGTTTTAAGGCGATCGAAAAGCCGACCTACTGCTACGACCTTCACGCGACAGCACTCCATCTGCTCGGCATCGATCACACCAAGTTGTCGTTTTATCACAACGGCATCCAGCGGCGATTGACCGATGTGCATGGACACGTCATTCCCGCGATCCTCCGCAGTTGA
- a CDS encoding DUF1553 domain-containing protein, with amino-acid sequence MHASVQLPGAARLRPAFCLTVFWLSFWTSGLVAAPVDFVTQIAPILQQHCVHCHNETRKSGELSLSFGKDLLSLEFVVPGEPQNSHLIDTVTADVGERPSMPEEGSPLSEEQVATIRQWIAEGAKWPEGFEVQPKPKADASWWSLQQVADVPLPDVLPGGSTHPIDRFIQQRLKQEQLSPSPLADRRTLIRRLYYDLIGLPPTPEAVAAFVADPDPKVYEKLVDQLLESDHFGERWARHWLDIAHYADTHGFERDKLRDNAWRYRDYVIRAFNDDKPYDRFLREQIAGDLIAPDDPDSVIATGFLAAGPWDYVGQVEAKSPILRRAARALDLDDMVTQVMTSTMAMTVNCARCHDHKLDPITQREYYQLTAVFAGLSRKDRVVSHAAQSDYESNKARLEKSIADLQSENAQLQGQGVDLADIVGGGNGYGSGKKGRGIDPRTGLVQESSVSSLSDVRSGHFSASDTPFVDGVFIPASSKTQISSTGVFVSELPNNSGNAWDAIRNGPVTSQFSSKLGSTDYNADGHSMIGLHANAGITFDLDAMRDALAAGNPDVSKTDAFEFSTTVGYGGRTVEPSAEFHILFDGELILRKRIGRNDVVHVSRAIPAKTRFLTLISTDGGNGYGHDQVSFGDPRIRSVATTEIADQKRQQIEKLRSQVGDLESELKSLVAPPVFFGVASQNPPAVHVLSRGDPEAPGEAVSPGGLSWSKEPLEFGDAATSDKERRLAIADWIVDPQNPLTARVIVNRLWHWHFGSGIVDTPSDFGFGGSLPTHPELLDWLATELVRQKWSLKAIHRLIVTSQTYQQVSHRRDGVIPSGEKDPTVIDVDNKLLWRMNGRRLEAEAVRDSVLAISGKLNAEMYGPGFRDFDYQEAYAPIYTYKTADSPELWRRSVYRFTVRTTPSSFMTALDCPDPANFTPKRNVTTTALQSLAMFNNDFMLRQSRYLADRIAAESDQVDNQIELAFQLVLVRSPSMKELQGARELVQQFGLLHLCRALLNANEFVNLD; translated from the coding sequence ATGCATGCCTCCGTTCAACTGCCAGGCGCCGCGAGACTTCGGCCAGCCTTTTGCCTAACGGTTTTCTGGCTTTCGTTTTGGACCAGTGGCCTCGTTGCGGCTCCTGTCGATTTCGTTACTCAGATCGCGCCGATTCTTCAGCAGCATTGCGTTCACTGTCACAACGAAACGCGGAAGAGTGGCGAGCTGTCGCTTTCGTTTGGCAAAGATCTTTTGAGCTTAGAGTTTGTCGTTCCGGGCGAGCCGCAGAACAGCCATCTGATCGACACGGTCACTGCCGATGTGGGCGAGAGGCCTTCGATGCCGGAGGAGGGTAGTCCGCTAAGCGAAGAACAGGTTGCCACGATTCGGCAGTGGATCGCTGAAGGAGCGAAGTGGCCCGAAGGTTTTGAAGTTCAGCCGAAGCCGAAAGCGGACGCTTCTTGGTGGTCGCTTCAGCAAGTGGCCGACGTGCCGCTACCGGATGTTTTGCCCGGAGGGTCGACGCATCCCATCGATCGATTCATTCAACAACGGTTGAAGCAAGAACAGCTTTCGCCGTCGCCGCTAGCCGATCGTCGGACCCTAATTCGCCGGCTCTATTACGATCTGATCGGCTTGCCTCCCACACCCGAAGCGGTCGCGGCGTTTGTGGCGGATCCCGATCCGAAAGTGTATGAAAAGCTTGTCGACCAATTGTTGGAGTCGGATCACTTTGGCGAACGCTGGGCAAGGCATTGGTTGGACATTGCGCACTACGCCGACACGCATGGGTTCGAGCGGGACAAGCTGCGAGACAATGCGTGGAGATACCGCGACTACGTCATTCGAGCGTTTAATGATGACAAGCCTTACGATCGGTTTCTGCGGGAACAAATCGCGGGCGATCTGATCGCTCCCGACGATCCCGATTCGGTGATCGCGACCGGCTTCCTCGCGGCGGGACCCTGGGATTATGTAGGCCAAGTCGAGGCGAAGAGTCCCATCTTACGGCGGGCCGCCCGAGCACTCGATCTGGACGACATGGTCACTCAAGTGATGACATCGACGATGGCGATGACGGTGAATTGCGCGCGTTGTCACGATCATAAGCTCGACCCGATCACGCAACGGGAATATTACCAACTGACCGCTGTTTTCGCGGGGCTCTCGCGAAAGGATCGCGTTGTCAGTCATGCCGCCCAGTCCGACTATGAATCGAACAAGGCGCGACTGGAGAAGTCGATCGCGGACCTGCAAAGCGAGAACGCACAACTGCAGGGACAGGGCGTTGATCTGGCCGATATCGTTGGCGGTGGCAATGGATATGGAAGCGGTAAAAAGGGCCGAGGGATCGATCCGCGGACGGGCTTGGTGCAAGAGTCGTCGGTCAGCAGTTTGAGCGACGTGCGGTCGGGGCACTTCTCCGCCAGCGACACCCCATTTGTCGACGGCGTCTTCATTCCGGCGTCGTCGAAAACGCAAATCAGTTCGACGGGCGTGTTTGTGTCGGAGCTACCGAACAACAGCGGCAATGCGTGGGATGCGATTCGCAATGGCCCGGTGACCAGCCAGTTTTCAAGCAAGTTGGGAAGCACCGACTACAACGCCGACGGGCATTCGATGATCGGGCTGCATGCGAACGCTGGGATCACGTTCGATTTGGATGCGATGCGCGATGCGTTGGCTGCGGGGAATCCCGACGTTTCGAAGACTGATGCCTTTGAGTTCTCAACCACCGTCGGATACGGCGGGCGAACCGTCGAACCGAGTGCTGAGTTCCACATCCTGTTCGACGGCGAATTGATTCTCCGCAAGCGAATAGGCCGCAACGACGTCGTTCACGTTTCGCGGGCGATCCCGGCGAAGACACGTTTCCTGACTTTGATCTCGACCGACGGCGGGAATGGATATGGGCACGATCAGGTGAGTTTTGGCGATCCGCGTATCCGGTCGGTCGCGACGACGGAGATTGCGGATCAAAAGCGACAGCAAATCGAAAAACTACGTTCTCAAGTTGGCGACCTGGAATCCGAACTGAAGTCGCTTGTCGCTCCGCCGGTCTTCTTCGGTGTCGCGTCGCAAAATCCACCTGCCGTGCACGTCCTGTCGCGCGGCGATCCCGAGGCGCCGGGAGAAGCGGTTTCGCCGGGCGGTTTGAGTTGGTCGAAGGAACCGCTGGAGTTTGGCGATGCCGCGACAAGTGATAAGGAACGACGCTTGGCCATCGCCGACTGGATCGTCGATCCCCAAAACCCACTGACCGCGCGGGTGATCGTCAATCGATTGTGGCACTGGCACTTCGGTTCGGGTATCGTCGATACGCCCAGCGACTTTGGATTCGGTGGTTCGTTGCCGACGCATCCGGAGTTGTTGGACTGGTTGGCGACCGAGTTGGTTCGGCAGAAGTGGTCGCTCAAAGCGATCCACCGGCTGATCGTGACTTCGCAAACCTATCAACAGGTGAGCCACCGACGCGACGGAGTGATCCCGTCCGGTGAAAAGGATCCCACCGTAATCGATGTCGATAACAAATTATTGTGGCGTATGAATGGACGGCGGTTGGAAGCCGAAGCGGTGCGGGATTCGGTATTGGCCATCAGCGGCAAGTTGAATGCTGAGATGTACGGTCCCGGTTTTCGTGACTTCGATTACCAGGAAGCGTATGCGCCGATCTATACCTACAAGACGGCGGACTCTCCCGAATTGTGGCGTCGCAGCGTCTATCGCTTCACCGTCCGGACAACGCCTTCGTCGTTCATGACCGCGTTGGACTGTCCCGATCCGGCCAACTTCACTCCCAAACGCAATGTCACAACGACGGCGCTTCAATCTCTGGCGATGTTCAACAACGATTTTATGTTGCGGCAATCTCGCTACTTGGCCGATCGGATCGCGGCCGAATCCGATCAGGTCGACAACCAAATCGAACTTGCCTTTCAGTTGGTGCTCGTCCGTTCGCCGTCGATGAAAGAGCTGCAGGGAGCGCGTGAATTGGTCCAACAGTTTGGCTTGCTGCATTTGTGTCGTGCGTTGTTGAACGCGAACGAATTTGTCAATTTGGACTAA